Proteins co-encoded in one Actinobacillus succinogenes 130Z genomic window:
- a CDS encoding DEAD/DEAH box helicase, whose translation MTETKITFGDLGLPDFILSAVSEMGFESPSPIQHACIPHLLEGRDVLGMAQTGSGKTAAFSLPLLAQIDSDEKYPQMLVMAPTRELAIQVADACEQFTKNAKGIRIVTLYGGQRYDIQLRALRQGAQVVVGTPGRILDHIKRGTLDLSALKFIVLDEADEMLRMGFIDDVETVMAELPEQHQTALFSATMPEPIRRITKRFMTNPQEVRIQSTQRTNPDIAQSCWYVRGYRKNEALLRFLEVEDFDAAIIFTRTKTGTLDVTELLDKHGFRAAALNGDMTQQAREQTLDRLRNGSLDILVATDVAARGLDVERISLVVNYDIPLDAESYVHRIGRTGRAGRSGSAILFVEPRERRLLGNIERLMKKPIEEVELPNHERLQACRRAKFVAKITKQLEHHDLEKYRSLLEDLFTADQDQEDIAAAMLMLLQGKQKLILPPDAPMPKRNERRERANRSQRSDERRGYGVPKSMDLYRIEIGRSDGVEVRHIVGAIANEGDINSRNIGHIKLFDDYSTIELPQGMPKQLLRHFEKTRVLNKQMQMSFVREVQSGERAERFEHRDGKRRANERFHERGEHRFNDRGFKGDRKFGGKFDRTFKDVGRKEFREKGFKGSRHS comes from the coding sequence ATGACTGAAACTAAAATTACCTTTGGCGACTTAGGTCTGCCTGACTTTATCCTTTCTGCAGTTTCGGAAATGGGTTTTGAATCACCTTCTCCTATCCAGCACGCCTGTATTCCGCACCTTTTAGAAGGTCGTGACGTGCTGGGTATGGCACAAACCGGAAGCGGTAAAACCGCCGCTTTTTCTTTGCCTTTATTGGCGCAGATCGATAGTGACGAAAAATATCCTCAAATGTTGGTGATGGCGCCGACGCGCGAACTGGCAATTCAAGTGGCGGATGCCTGTGAACAATTTACGAAAAATGCGAAAGGTATTCGTATCGTTACGCTTTACGGCGGACAACGTTACGATATTCAACTTCGTGCGTTACGCCAAGGCGCCCAAGTGGTGGTGGGGACGCCGGGTCGTATTCTGGACCATATCAAGCGCGGTACCTTGGATCTTTCCGCGTTAAAATTTATCGTGTTGGATGAAGCGGACGAGATGTTACGTATGGGCTTTATCGACGATGTAGAAACCGTGATGGCGGAATTGCCGGAACAGCACCAAACGGCATTGTTCTCGGCCACTATGCCGGAACCGATTCGTCGTATTACCAAACGTTTTATGACGAATCCGCAGGAGGTTAGAATCCAATCGACCCAACGTACTAATCCTGATATTGCTCAAAGCTGCTGGTATGTACGCGGTTATCGTAAAAATGAGGCATTATTGCGTTTTCTGGAAGTGGAAGATTTTGATGCCGCTATTATTTTCACCCGTACCAAAACAGGCACATTAGACGTTACGGAATTATTGGACAAACACGGTTTCCGTGCCGCCGCATTAAACGGTGATATGACCCAACAGGCGCGTGAACAAACCCTTGATCGTTTACGTAACGGCAGTTTGGATATTTTAGTGGCGACGGATGTGGCTGCCCGCGGTTTGGATGTGGAACGCATCAGTTTGGTAGTGAATTATGATATTCCGTTAGATGCCGAATCTTACGTACACCGTATAGGCCGTACCGGGCGGGCCGGTCGTTCCGGCAGCGCTATTTTATTTGTGGAACCGCGCGAACGTCGCTTGTTAGGCAATATCGAACGTTTGATGAAAAAACCGATTGAGGAAGTGGAATTGCCGAACCATGAACGTTTGCAAGCCTGCCGCCGTGCCAAATTTGTGGCGAAAATCACCAAACAGCTTGAACATCACGATTTAGAAAAATACCGTAGCTTATTGGAAGATTTGTTTACCGCAGATCAGGATCAGGAAGACATTGCCGCCGCTATGTTAATGTTGTTACAAGGTAAACAAAAATTGATTTTGCCGCCGGATGCGCCGATGCCGAAACGTAACGAACGCCGTGAACGGGCTAATCGCTCCCAACGTTCTGATGAACGTCGCGGTTACGGGGTACCGAAATCGATGGATTTGTACCGTATCGAAATCGGTCGTTCCGATGGGGTGGAGGTGCGTCATATTGTGGGTGCGATTGCCAATGAAGGTGATATTAACAGCCGCAATATCGGTCATATCAAATTATTTGATGATTATTCCACTATCGAATTACCGCAAGGCATGCCGAAGCAATTACTGCGTCATTTCGAAAAAACACGCGTACTGAATAAACAAATGCAAATGTCTTTCGTTCGTGAAGTTCAAAGCGGAGAACGCGCCGAACGTTTCGAACATCGCGACGGTAAGCGTCGCGCTAATGAGCGTTTCCATGAACGGGGAGAGCATCGTTTTAATGATCGAGGTTTTAAAGGCGACCGTAAATTCGGCGGAAAATTTGACCGCACTTTTAAAGACGTCGGTCGCAAAGAATTTCGTGAAAAAGGCTTTAAAGGCAGTCGTCACAGCTAA
- the nlpI gene encoding lipoprotein NlpI, translating into MAHLKRFLNVGLFIPGLFVLLLAGCTSSTGVFVSKNKIVLAEQYPNVHFEQEVMIARISQILIIGQMSHEERADLHFERGVLYDSLGLWGMARYDFTHALALQPRMAAVYNYLGLYSLLDEDYDSALESFNVVLELDPDYEYTYLNRGLDFYYTGRYNLAAQDFHRFYQANIQDPYRVLWIYLNELKFKPSEARQNLVNRAETLSTEYWGTFIVQYYLGKLSEQDLLDKAKVFVDPQSPEYAEILTETYFYLAKQKLNTGDLDEAETLFKLAVANQVYNFVEYRFALFELDKLKKADAGEQTEPMSDAWKAAGIFAD; encoded by the coding sequence ATGGCACATCTGAAACGGTTTTTAAACGTCGGTTTATTTATTCCGGGTTTATTCGTTTTACTGCTTGCGGGCTGTACAAGCAGTACCGGAGTGTTCGTGTCCAAAAATAAGATTGTGCTGGCGGAACAATATCCTAATGTGCATTTTGAACAGGAAGTGATGATTGCACGCATCAGCCAAATACTGATTATAGGACAAATGTCGCATGAGGAACGCGCCGATTTACATTTTGAGCGCGGCGTACTTTACGACAGCTTAGGGCTTTGGGGAATGGCTCGTTATGATTTCACTCATGCCCTTGCACTGCAACCTAGAATGGCCGCAGTGTATAATTATTTAGGTTTGTATTCGTTATTAGATGAAGATTACGACAGTGCGTTGGAATCGTTCAACGTAGTGCTGGAATTAGATCCCGATTATGAATATACCTATTTGAATCGAGGTTTGGATTTTTATTACACAGGGCGTTATAACCTTGCGGCACAGGATTTTCATCGTTTCTATCAAGCGAATATTCAGGATCCTTACCGCGTATTATGGATTTATTTGAACGAACTGAAATTTAAACCGAGCGAGGCAAGACAGAATTTAGTCAATCGGGCGGAAACCCTTTCGACTGAATATTGGGGAACCTTTATCGTCCAATATTATTTGGGCAAACTTTCCGAGCAGGATTTATTAGACAAAGCCAAAGTCTTTGTAGATCCGCAATCTCCTGAATATGCGGAAATTCTGACGGAAACCTACTTTTATCTGGCAAAACAAAAACTCAATACAGGCGATTTGGATGAAGCGGAAACCTTGTTCAAATTGGCGGTGGCAAATCAGGTGTATAATTTTGTTGAGTATCGTTTTGCATTGTTTGAACTGGATAAGCTGAAAAAAGCCGATGCCGGCGAGCAAACGGAACCGATGTCGGACGCTTGGAAAGCGGCCGGTATTTTCGCGGATTAG
- the pnp gene encoding polyribonucleotide nucleotidyltransferase, producing MNPIVKQFKYGQHTVTLETGAIARQATAAVMASMDDTTVFVSVVAKKEVKEGQDFFPLTVDYQERSYAAGKIPGGFFKREGRPSEGETLIARLIDRPIRPLFPEGFLNEIQIIATVVSVNPQISPDLVAMIGASAALALSGVPFNGPIGAARVGFINDQFVLNPTMAEQKQSRLDLVVAGTDKAVLMVESEADILTEEQMLAAVVFGHQQQQVVIEAIKELVKEAGKPRWDWVAPEPDTALINQVKVIAESRLGDAYRITEKQVRYEQIDAIKADVIAQITAENEEVSEGKIVDIFTALESQIVRGRIIAGEPRIDGRTVDTVRALDICTGVLPRTHGSAIFTRGETQALAVVTLGTERDAQILDELTGERQDTFLFHYNFPPYSVGETGRVGSPKRREIGHGRLAKRGVAAVMPSISEFPYVVRVVSEITESNGSSSMASVCGASLALMDAGVPVKSAVAGIAMGLVKEEDKFVVLSDILGDEDHLGDMDFKVAGTRTGVTALQMDIKIEGITPEIMQIALNQAKSARMHILGVMEQAIAAPRAEISEYAPRIYTMKIDPKKIKDVIGKGGATIRTLTEETGTSIDIDDDGTVKIAAIDGNAVKEVMARIEEITAEVEAGAVYTGKVTRLADFGAFVAILGNKEGLVHISQIAEERVEKVSDYLQVGQDVQVKVVEIDRQGRIRLTMKDIVSKAENADAQTDIVEE from the coding sequence GTGAATCCAATTGTAAAACAATTTAAATACGGTCAACATACCGTAACATTGGAAACCGGCGCTATCGCCCGTCAGGCAACGGCGGCGGTGATGGCAAGTATGGACGATACTACGGTGTTTGTTTCCGTGGTAGCGAAAAAAGAGGTGAAAGAAGGTCAGGATTTCTTCCCGTTAACCGTAGATTACCAAGAGCGCAGTTATGCGGCAGGTAAAATCCCCGGCGGTTTCTTCAAACGTGAAGGTCGTCCTTCCGAAGGCGAAACGTTAATTGCACGTTTAATCGACCGCCCGATTCGTCCGTTGTTCCCGGAAGGTTTTTTAAACGAAATTCAAATTATTGCGACAGTGGTTTCCGTTAACCCGCAAATCAGCCCTGATTTGGTGGCAATGATCGGCGCTTCGGCGGCGCTTGCATTATCCGGTGTGCCTTTCAACGGCCCGATCGGTGCGGCGCGTGTCGGTTTTATTAACGATCAGTTCGTATTAAATCCGACCATGGCGGAACAAAAACAAAGCCGTTTGGATTTAGTGGTCGCGGGTACGGATAAAGCGGTGTTAATGGTGGAATCCGAAGCGGATATCTTAACTGAAGAACAAATGTTGGCTGCGGTGGTGTTCGGTCATCAGCAACAACAGGTTGTGATCGAAGCTATTAAAGAATTGGTGAAAGAAGCGGGTAAGCCGCGTTGGGATTGGGTTGCGCCGGAACCGGATACGGCATTAATCAATCAAGTGAAAGTGATTGCAGAAAGCCGTTTGGGTGATGCGTACCGTATCACGGAAAAACAAGTGCGCTACGAACAAATCGACGCCATTAAAGCGGATGTGATTGCGCAAATCACGGCTGAAAACGAAGAGGTGAGCGAAGGTAAAATCGTTGACATTTTCACCGCGCTGGAAAGCCAAATCGTACGCGGGCGTATCATTGCCGGCGAACCGCGTATCGACGGTCGTACCGTTGACACTGTGCGCGCCTTAGATATTTGTACCGGCGTGTTGCCGCGTACTCACGGTTCGGCCATCTTTACCCGCGGAGAAACTCAGGCGTTAGCGGTGGTCACCTTAGGTACGGAACGCGATGCGCAAATTCTTGACGAATTAACGGGCGAACGCCAGGATACTTTCTTATTCCATTACAATTTCCCTCCGTATTCGGTAGGTGAAACAGGTCGTGTAGGTTCGCCGAAACGTCGTGAAATCGGTCACGGTCGTTTGGCCAAACGTGGTGTGGCGGCCGTAATGCCAAGCATTAGCGAATTCCCGTATGTTGTGCGTGTGGTGTCCGAAATCACCGAATCGAACGGTTCTTCATCAATGGCATCCGTTTGCGGTGCGTCATTGGCCTTAATGGATGCCGGCGTGCCGGTTAAATCCGCGGTAGCGGGCATCGCCATGGGCTTGGTAAAAGAAGAAGATAAATTCGTCGTGCTTTCGGATATTTTGGGTGATGAAGACCATTTAGGCGATATGGACTTCAAAGTAGCGGGAACCCGTACCGGTGTGACCGCACTGCAAATGGACATCAAAATCGAAGGTATCACGCCTGAAATTATGCAAATCGCCTTGAACCAGGCAAAATCAGCGCGTATGCACATTTTGGGGGTAATGGAACAAGCCATTGCGGCACCGCGTGCGGAGATTTCCGAATATGCGCCGCGTATTTACACCATGAAAATCGATCCGAAGAAAATCAAAGACGTAATCGGTAAAGGCGGGGCGACTATTCGTACTTTAACCGAAGAAACCGGTACTTCGATCGATATTGACGATGACGGTACGGTAAAAATTGCCGCAATTGACGGTAATGCGGTGAAAGAAGTGATGGCGCGTATTGAAGAGATTACCGCCGAAGTGGAAGCAGGAGCGGTTTATACCGGTAAAGTCACGCGTCTGGCGGACTTCGGTGCGTTCGTTGCAATTCTGGGTAACAAAGAAGGTTTGGTTCATATTTCTCAAATCGCAGAAGAACGAGTTGAGAAAGTGAGCGATTATCTCCAGGTCGGTCAGGACGTTCAGGTTAAAGTAGTGGAAATCGACCGTCAGGGACGTATTCGTTTAACGATGAAAGACATCGTGTCCAAAGCTGAAAACGCCGACGCGCAAACTGACATTGTTGAAGAATAA
- the nanQ gene encoding N-acetylneuraminate anomerase: MLFGDLTRSDFKHGLPKVIAETCDYLNTLDLAALQTGRHDITDSIFMNVMEVESEPAEARKSEIHRKYLDIQVLISGEEKMEFGVTAPNPADYEPYNEESDYQLTLAGKDIELKSELVLRPKMFAVFLPYEPHKPCCNVGEKSGTIKKLVVKIPVELL, translated from the coding sequence ATGTTATTTGGTGATTTAACCCGCTCTGATTTTAAACACGGTTTACCGAAAGTGATTGCGGAAACCTGCGATTACCTAAACACCCTTGATTTAGCCGCGTTACAAACCGGCCGTCACGACATTACCGACAGTATTTTCATGAACGTGATGGAAGTGGAAAGCGAACCCGCCGAAGCGCGTAAATCTGAAATTCACCGAAAATATCTTGATATTCAGGTGCTGATTTCCGGTGAAGAAAAAATGGAATTCGGCGTCACCGCCCCAAATCCGGCGGATTACGAACCTTACAACGAAGAAAGCGATTACCAGCTGACCTTGGCGGGCAAAGACATCGAACTCAAAAGCGAGCTGGTTTTACGCCCTAAAATGTTTGCCGTTTTTCTGCCCTACGAACCGCATAAACCGTGCTGTAATGTCGGTGAAAAAAGCGGTACTATCAAAAAACTGGTAGTAAAAATTCCGGTGGAATTGCTTTAA
- the rnr gene encoding ribonuclease R, with the protein MTALTDSIHLDPNYQKEQAKYENPIPSRDFILQIIREQNQPVSREELLKIFAIKDDERTEAIRRRLRAMENDGQLVFTKRKRYALPEKLDLLKGTVIGHRDGYGFLQIEGRTDKKDLFIPNAQMQRVMHGDFVLAQPTALDRKGRQEVRIVRVLENRKKQIVGRFFLEEGIGYVVPDDSRISRDILVPNEDRKGARMGQVVVVELKPRTANLSQPVGAIIEILGDNMAKGMEVEIALRNYDIPHVFPPAVEKYVKKFSEEVPEQAKAGRVNLCDLPLVTIDSEDARDFDDAVYCRKEKNGWRLWVAIADVSYYVRLRTALDSEARNRGNSVYFPNRVVPMLPEILSNGLCSLNPQVDRLCMVCEMQIDEKGLLKAYQFYEAVMNSHARLTYTKVAKILDGDEELRQRYAALVPHIKELHAMYKTLLNARHKRGAIDFETIESKFIFNEMGRIERIEAVERNDAHKIIEECMILANISAANFMERHEEPALYRIHAGPSEEKLTAFRTFLAELGLSLGGGLKPNTNDYAELLNQVKQRPDAELIQTMLLRSLSQAMYEPDNIGHFGLALDEYAHFTSPIRRYPDLTLHRGIKYLLAKAKGSSRRTTESGGYHYNTDEMAELGEHCSMTERRADDATREVADWLKCEYMQDHIGEEFDGIISSVTGFGFFVRLDDLFIDGLVHVSTLDNDYYQYDAAGQRLIGENSGMLYRLGDKVRVRVEAANLENRQVDFSLVAGERKPRRPGKTAKTRAKQTALSAPKNKGKPKKEKSAVKKAKSAGKTRKK; encoded by the coding sequence ATGACCGCACTTACGGATTCCATTCATCTTGATCCGAATTATCAAAAAGAGCAGGCGAAATATGAAAATCCTATTCCGAGCCGGGATTTTATTCTGCAAATCATTCGCGAACAGAATCAACCCGTGAGTCGCGAAGAACTGTTGAAAATTTTCGCTATTAAAGACGATGAACGCACCGAAGCGATACGTCGCCGTTTACGTGCGATGGAAAACGACGGACAGCTGGTATTTACCAAGCGGAAACGTTATGCGTTGCCGGAAAAACTGGATTTACTCAAAGGAACGGTAATCGGACACCGTGACGGTTACGGTTTCTTACAAATCGAAGGGCGGACGGACAAAAAAGATTTGTTTATTCCCAACGCCCAAATGCAGCGTGTCATGCACGGCGATTTTGTGCTTGCCCAGCCTACCGCACTGGATCGAAAAGGCCGTCAGGAAGTGCGTATCGTACGCGTACTGGAAAACCGCAAAAAACAAATTGTCGGTCGTTTTTTCCTGGAAGAAGGTATCGGTTATGTGGTGCCGGACGACAGCCGTATTTCACGCGATATTCTGGTACCGAACGAAGATCGCAAAGGTGCGCGCATGGGACAGGTTGTAGTGGTGGAACTGAAACCGCGCACCGCTAATTTAAGCCAGCCCGTAGGCGCAATTATCGAAATTCTGGGCGATAACATGGCGAAAGGCATGGAAGTGGAAATCGCGTTACGTAACTACGATATTCCTCACGTATTCCCGCCTGCGGTTGAAAAATACGTTAAAAAATTCAGCGAGGAAGTACCGGAGCAAGCGAAAGCGGGACGCGTTAATTTATGCGATCTGCCGTTAGTCACCATTGACAGCGAAGACGCTCGCGATTTTGACGACGCCGTATATTGCCGTAAAGAAAAAAACGGCTGGCGTTTATGGGTGGCCATTGCCGACGTCAGTTATTACGTGCGTTTACGCACCGCCTTGGACAGCGAAGCGCGTAACCGCGGAAACTCGGTTTACTTCCCGAACCGTGTCGTGCCGATGTTGCCGGAAATTTTATCCAACGGATTGTGTTCCCTTAATCCGCAGGTGGATCGCCTGTGCATGGTATGCGAAATGCAAATTGATGAAAAGGGTTTACTGAAAGCTTACCAATTCTATGAAGCGGTAATGAATTCCCACGCACGCCTGACCTATACCAAAGTGGCGAAAATTTTAGACGGCGACGAAGAATTGCGCCAACGTTATGCTGCACTGGTTCCGCACATCAAAGAATTGCACGCCATGTACAAGACTTTGCTGAACGCCCGTCATAAACGGGGAGCTATTGATTTCGAAACCATCGAAAGCAAATTTATTTTCAATGAGATGGGACGAATCGAGCGTATCGAAGCGGTGGAACGCAACGACGCCCATAAAATCATCGAAGAATGTATGATTTTAGCCAATATTTCTGCGGCGAATTTCATGGAACGCCATGAAGAACCGGCACTGTACCGCATTCACGCCGGCCCGAGCGAAGAAAAACTCACGGCGTTCCGTACCTTTCTGGCCGAACTGGGCTTATCTTTGGGCGGCGGGTTAAAACCGAACACCAATGATTACGCAGAATTGCTGAATCAAGTGAAGCAACGTCCCGACGCCGAGCTGATTCAAACCATGTTACTGCGTTCTCTCAGCCAGGCCATGTACGAACCGGACAATATCGGACACTTCGGGCTGGCGCTGGACGAATACGCCCACTTTACTTCGCCGATTCGTCGGTATCCGGATTTAACCCTGCATCGCGGCATTAAATATCTGCTCGCCAAAGCCAAGGGCAGCAGTCGACGAACCACGGAATCCGGCGGTTATCATTACAATACGGACGAAATGGCGGAACTGGGCGAACATTGCTCCATGACGGAACGTCGCGCCGACGACGCCACGCGGGAAGTCGCCGACTGGCTGAAATGCGAATATATGCAGGATCATATCGGCGAAGAATTCGACGGCATTATATCGTCCGTCACCGGTTTCGGTTTCTTCGTGCGCTTGGATGACCTGTTTATTGACGGCTTAGTGCACGTTTCCACATTGGATAACGATTATTATCAATATGACGCGGCGGGACAACGATTAATCGGCGAAAACAGCGGTATGCTCTATCGGCTGGGCGATAAAGTTCGCGTGCGGGTGGAAGCGGCGAATCTGGAAAATCGTCAGGTGGATTTCTCCTTAGTTGCCGGCGAACGCAAACCGCGTCGTCCGGGAAAAACGGCAAAAACCCGGGCAAAACAGACCGCACTTTCCGCACCGAAAAACAAAGGAAAACCGAAAAAAGAAAAAAGTGCGGTTAAAAAAGCGAAGAGTGCGGGAAAAACAAGAAAAAAATAA
- the rlmB gene encoding 23S rRNA (guanosine(2251)-2'-O)-methyltransferase RlmB, with translation MSENIYGIHAVKSFLERTPELVVEVYALKGRDDKRLQPLLNELHNLGISVQFLNRQTLDNKAHGEVHQGIIARVQPAKELNESDLDNILNGKPNPLLLVLDGVTDPHNLGACLRTADAAGVDAVIVPKDKSAQLTSIARKVACGAAEVLPLIRVTNLARTLRDIQQSHNIWVVGTAGEASETLYQTELTGSLALVMGAEGDGMRRLTRECCDQLISIPMAGSVSSLNVSVATGVCLFEIVRQRLA, from the coding sequence ATGTCCGAAAATATCTACGGCATTCACGCCGTAAAATCTTTTCTCGAGCGTACGCCGGAACTCGTAGTTGAAGTTTATGCGCTGAAAGGCCGCGATGACAAACGACTTCAGCCTTTGTTAAACGAATTGCATAATTTGGGTATCTCAGTGCAGTTTTTAAACCGCCAGACCTTGGATAACAAAGCGCACGGCGAAGTCCACCAAGGCATTATCGCGCGGGTACAGCCGGCAAAAGAACTGAACGAGTCCGATCTCGATAACATTTTGAACGGCAAACCGAATCCGTTATTACTGGTGCTGGACGGTGTAACCGATCCGCATAATTTAGGCGCATGCCTGCGCACGGCGGACGCCGCCGGCGTGGACGCGGTGATTGTACCGAAAGACAAATCGGCACAACTCACTTCCATCGCCCGTAAAGTGGCTTGCGGCGCAGCGGAAGTGCTGCCGTTAATCCGCGTTACCAATCTGGCGCGCACCCTGCGCGATATTCAACAATCCCACAACATTTGGGTGGTGGGCACGGCGGGTGAAGCGTCAGAAACCCTTTATCAAACCGAACTAACCGGATCGCTCGCGTTAGTAATGGGGGCGGAAGGCGACGGCATGCGCCGGTTAACGCGCGAATGCTGCGACCAACTCATCAGTATTCCGATGGCGGGCAGCGTATCTTCGTTAAACGTTTCCGTCGCCACCGGCGTCTGCCTGTTTGAAATTGTACGCCAACGCCTGGCTTAA
- a CDS encoding thymidine kinase, whose translation MAKLYFYYSTMNAGKSTTLLQSAYNYRERAMNVMLYTAAIDDRFGAGKITSRIGISAQAYLFNDKTDFWREIRTRHNSGKLNCVLLDEAQFLTKTQVYQLSDVVDELNIPVLCYGIRTDFQGNLFEGSQYLLAWADQLEELKTICECGRKANFVVRLNERGEVVKDGEQIQIGGNDRYLSLCRYHFKRKMGKLHSQQAGDEK comes from the coding sequence ATGGCAAAACTCTATTTTTATTATTCCACCATGAACGCCGGTAAATCCACCACATTGCTGCAATCGGCCTATAACTACCGGGAACGCGCCATGAACGTCATGCTTTACACCGCCGCCATTGACGACCGTTTCGGCGCGGGGAAAATCACGTCCCGCATCGGCATCAGTGCACAGGCGTACTTGTTTAATGATAAAACCGATTTCTGGCGGGAAATTCGGACACGACACAACAGCGGCAAATTAAATTGCGTATTATTGGATGAAGCGCAATTTCTGACTAAAACGCAAGTGTATCAACTTTCCGACGTGGTGGACGAACTCAATATTCCCGTGCTTTGTTACGGCATTCGTACGGATTTCCAAGGCAATTTATTTGAAGGCAGTCAATATTTGCTGGCATGGGCGGATCAACTGGAAGAACTCAAAACCATTTGCGAATGCGGACGTAAAGCCAATTTCGTGGTGCGGTTAAATGAACGGGGCGAAGTCGTGAAAGACGGCGAACAAATTCAAATCGGCGGCAACGATCGCTACTTATCCCTGTGCCGTTACCATTTCAAGCGGAAAATGGGAAAACTGCACAGTCAGCAAGCGGGGGATGAAAAATAA
- a CDS encoding entericidin A/B family lipoprotein produces MKKLISVFIASAFIFTLTACETTKGVGKDIQSAGEKMQQVVN; encoded by the coding sequence ATGAAAAAATTAATTTCAGTATTTATTGCCAGTGCGTTTATTTTCACTTTAACGGCTTGCGAAACCACCAAAGGCGTAGGTAAAGATATTCAAAGCGCCGGCGAAAAAATGCAACAAGTCGTCAATTAA